A stretch of DNA from Fusobacterium perfoetens:
AATAATCTATATATTCTTCTATTGCTAGCTTTAATTCTTCTATATTTTTGTAATTTTTTTCTTGTCCATAAAACATTTCTGATTTCATTATTCCAAAAAAACTTTCCATTAATCCATTGTCTAAACTATTTCCTTTTCTTGACATACTTTGAATAATATTTTTTTCTTCTAATCTTTTAGTATAGAAATTATGTTGATATTGCCAACCTTGGTCGCTGTGAAATATTAAATTATTAATATTAAAATTATCTTTAAATGCTTTCTCTAGCATATCTATTATCTGATTAAAGTTTGGAGATAGTGATAGATTATATGAGACTATATATCTTCCATATGCATCTAATATTGGCGATAAATACAGTTT
This window harbors:
- a CDS encoding IS3 family transposase, with translation QGTVGKIADNHIERNFEANRPNEKWFTDVTEFNLRGTKLYLSPILDAYGRYIVSYNLSLSPNFNQIIDMLEKAFKDNFNINNLIFHSDQGWQYQHNFYTKRLEEKNIIQSMSRKGNSLDNGLMESFFGIMKSEMFYGQEKNYKNIEELKLAIEEYIDYYNNKRIKVKLKGLTPASYRNQSLLINN